The Candidatus Binatia bacterium sequence CCGACGCAGGACGGTGTTGGAGAACGAGTGGAAGGTACCCCCGGTGACCGCCCCGAGTTCCCCTCCGGGCAGAAGCCCCTCGGCCCGTCGCAACATCTCGGACGCGGCTCGACGCGTGAAGGTCAGCAGAAGAATCGAGCGCGCCGGAACGCCACCCTCGACCAGGCGCGCCACTCGGTACGTCAGCGTCCGCGTCTTCCCACTTCCGGCACCCGCAACGACGAGAACAGGCCCGTCGAGCGTGGTTGCCGCACGATGCTGCGCCTCGTTCAGCTCTCCGCGGTAGTCGATCTGCCAGCGACTGGGATCGCCCGCGCCACGTTTGATCGTGTAGGTCGCCATCGACAGGTCCGGCATACCTCCTGGAGAAGAAACGCGCACACGCCGGTGACACGCCCGCATGGGCATGGCATGTTGCCCCACGATGTCCGATGAAACCAAACCTCAGACTGGCCACGGGCCCGCGCGCGCCGTCACGGTCCAGGCCGACGCCGCGATCACCCCGGGCGTGTACTCTAATCTCGCCATGATCACGCACCGCAAGGAGGAATTCGTCTTCGACTTCCTCTTCGTGCAGCCGCAGGGCGGGAACCAGGGCGAGCCCGTGGCCCAACTGCGTTCGCGTGTGATCGCCTCGCCCGGGCACACCAAGCGCTTGCTGCGCGCGCTCGAAGAGAATGTTCGCCGCTACGAAGCCCAGTTCGGCCCGATCGAAGAGGCCGAGCCGCCACCCATCCTGCAATGAGGACAAGATCGATGCTGCGAAACACCCAAATCGCCGGCGTTGCCGTCACAGGCCTCCTAGCGGGCGCCGTCGCCAGCCCGGTACGCGACGAGGAATCGGCGGGAGCCGCGAACTCCGTCGAAGCCGGCATTCAGAAGGCTGGAACTGAGTCCAAGAACGGCCTCGATACCGCCGGGAGGGCCACGGGCAACGCGCTCGATAAAGCGATGGAGGAGACCGGAAAAGGGGTCGGCTACGCGATCGACAAGACCGGCGAGGGTTTCAAGAAGGCCGGCGATTCCATGACCGGCACTGGAACCAGCGACGCCGATTGATGTCGCAGGCGGCACCCAACGACCCTCGCGAGACCGAAGAGATGGCTCTGCGTGGCGTTCGCTGCCCATTGAACTGGGCACGCGCGAAGGTCCGGCTGGAGGAGATGCCGGTCGGCGCGCACCTCGCGCTGATCGTCGACGACCCGCGTGCGGTTCGCGACATCCCGCGGGCCGCCGAAGCGCACGGCTACGTCGTCCTCGATGTCACGAAGTTGCCCGACACATGGCGGATCGAGATTGAGCGCTAACGACACAAACAGGACGTCCACGGCAACCATCGCGGGCGAGGTCTTCACCACGCGCGATATGGCTCGCCTTGCGAAGCTGACGCCGTCCCGTGTCCGGCGCTGCGTCCATGCCGGCTTCCTCATGCCCAAGCGCGGCGTGCGGCGGCGGTTCGAGTACTCGCTACACGACCTACTTGTCCTTCGCGCTACCCGCACGCTGCTCGAAGCCCGCCTGGGGCCTCGCCGCGTGGCGGAAGTCGTCGGCGACCTTCGCGCCGTCCTGCCCCCCGAACGAGACGTGTCGAGTGTCAGTCTCACCGTCGAGGGCGACGAGGTCATCGTCTCCGAGGGTCGGCGACGTTGGCGCCTGGGCAGCGGCCAACTCCTCCTTGGCTTCAACTCCCCCAAGAAGCGACGCCGGGTCGAGAGTATCGTCGAGGACGACGAAGAGGACGACCGAGCCGCCTATCGAGCCTTCACCCGCGGCCTCGCCATGGAGCAACACGCCGCCGAGGACGCCAAAGCCGCATACCGCGAAGCGCTGGAACTCGACCCGACTGCCGTTCCGGCGATGGTGAACCTGGGTCGGCTCGAGCACGTAGCCGGCAACCTCGACGAGGCCGAACAGTTCTACCGCGATGCGCTCTTGCTCGACGAAGACGAGAGGACGGCGGCGTTCAACCTGGGCATCCTCGCCGAAGACCAGTCGAACCCGCGTCTCGCGATCCAACGGTACAACGCCGTGCTCGACATCGACCCGGACCACGCGGACACGCATCATCGCCTCGCGCGGCTGTATGCGCGCCTCGGGCGCCGCGACGCGTCCCGGCGACACACGCGGATGTACCGGGACTTGCAGCGCAAGCGCTGACGGGCGGTCGCTTCGCGGCTTCACCGGTTGGGCCAGCGGCCCCGGTGCCGACACTCCCTAGCCCGTCGGATCGCTCGCGAGCAGATACGGGGCGAGCCAGGTTTCGGCTCTTTCTTCGACGTATCTGGACTGGTTCGTGGGGTAACGAGATGAAGCTACGGCGGCGCAGGCCACGGAGCCCGCAGTATGCGCTCCAGACCGGTACGCACACGCTGCAAACCCCTCCGCACATCCCGTAGCCCAGAGCACGCCCCGAGCGGCGTTTCTCATGACGGCAAAGGTCCACTCGTGCGTCGTTTCCGGCGTGTCCGCGCAATTGGTCGAAGTCGAGGTGGACGTCGCACTCGGGCTGCCCCACTTCGCGATCGTGGGGCTGCCCGACGGCGCGGTGCGCGAAGCGAAGGACCGGGTACGAGCCGCTCTGCGCAACGCGGGTTTCGACATTCCGGACCGAAAAATCACCGTGAACCTCGCACCCGCGAACCTTCGCAAAGGGGGCGCGACCTTCGACCTCGCGATCGCGCTCGGCGTACTCACCGCACTCGATCAAATCCCCGCTCCCCGCGTCCGCGGCCTCCTCGTCGCGGCGGAACTGGCACTCGACGGTCGCCTGAAACCGATTCACGGCGCTCTCCCCGCCGCGCTCAGCGCCAGCCGCGCGTCTCTCACGACCCTCATTCTCCCGCAGGAGAACGCCCCCGAAGCGGCGGTCGCCGGCGTCACGACGGTCCTTGGCGCACGCCACCTGCGAGAGGTCGTCGCGTACCTTCGCGGCGAAGACGACATCGCGCCGTGTCGCGTCGACCACGAGGCCATGCTCGCTGCAGCCCGCGCGACGCCGGACCTCGACCTGCGCGAGGTCCGCGGCCAAGCCGCCGCGAAGCGCGCGCTGGAAGTCGCCGCGGCCGGTGCACACAACCTGTTGCTCGTCGGCCCTCCCGGCTCGGGAAAAACAATGCTCGCACGGCGACTGCCCACGATTCTTCCAGACCTCTCGCTCGCCGAAGCCCTCGAATGCACTGCCGTACACAGCGTCGCCGGAATGCTCGGCGACCGGTCGCTCATCGGCACGCGCCAGTTACGCGCACCGCACCATACCGCGTCGCGCGCCTCGCTTCTCGGCGGCGGGCGCCCGATCCGTCCCGGAGAGGTCGCCCTCGCCCACCGAGGCGTCCTCTTCCTCGACGAGCTTCCGGAGTTCCCAGGCGGCGCCCTCGAGGCTCTCAGGCAGCCGCTCGAGGAAAGATCGATCGTCGTCTCCCGCGTCGGCCAGACCTGCGAGTTCCCCACCGACGTCATGCTCGCGTGCGCGATGAACCCGTGCCCGTGCGGTCATGCCGGCGATCCGACCCGCGAATGCATCTGTCGTCCCGGCGCGGTCGAGCGCTACCGCCGGCGCCTCTCCGGCCCTCTCCTCGACCGCATTGACCTCCACGTCGAAGTGCCCGCGATCGCCCGCGACGAGCTCCTCGGAACCGCCGACGGCGAAAGCTCCGAATCCATCCGCGCCCGGGTCGTCGCCGCGCGGGTGCGCCAGACCAAACGCCTCGCCGAAACCCCGGGCGCAACGAACGCCTCCATGCGCCCCACCCACCTCGAGCGCGACACGAGGCTCGGCACGGCCGCTCGCGCCCTCCTCGAGACGGGCGTCGACCGCCTGGGCCTCTCCGCCCGCGCCTACTCTCGCGTGCTGCGTGTCGCCCGCACGATTGCAGACCTGGCCGCACACGAATCGATCGAAGCCGCAGACGTCGCCGAGGCCCTCCAGTACCGCACGTTGGATCGACGGGTGGTGTAGAACGGGACTGGAGTAGGGAAAAAAGTACGACATATGATCTTGCGATGAAGGCCGAGATCTCCGTCATCGTGGACCGAACCCTCCTGCGTGACGTCGCCCGCCTCTCGGGCGAACTCAGCCGGATCGGCGGGGCCCTGCCCTGACGGGCGCCTCGTCCACGAGGCACTCGCCGGATGGACCGAGCATGGATCGAGAACGTCTCCCCCCAGCCGCTCTTGATTTCTTGACCTACGGTTGCTCGGTTCGACTCGGTGCCCATCCGAGCCACGATCTCGCTTGCCGTCCTCGCTGCCCTCGTGGCGCTCGTGGGCTGCACCGAGCGCGGGCCGTTCGCGGCCCCCACCCTCGAACCACTCGAGACCCGTGTCGGCTCGGAGTGGATTCGAGACCGGCGCGGCCGCGTCGTGATCCTGCGTGGTGCGACATACACCGTCACCGAGGACGGGCTGGAAAGTAGTCTCATGGGTGGAGCGGTCGACCTGACGCTCGCCGGGATGGAGCGGCTCGGAATGAACCTGATCCGGCTGCCGCTCTCCTGGGCCCTGATCGAGCCGAAGCCGGGACAGCGCACGACCGAGTACCTCTGGATGCGGGTGAATCCGATCGTGCGGATGGCGGCCGCACGCGGCCTAGCCGTGGTTTTCAGCATGAGACCCTGGCCACGTGGCGCCTGCGACGGGAGCGACCCGACGATCCCGAACTGGGTGTGCGACTCGATCCCTTCCGAGGACGATCCGTCGTGCGCCTTCTGGCGCTCACGCGGACCAGACAAGATCCCCCTTCGAACCCACTACGCCGCAACGTGGGAGGTCGTCGCGCGACACTACGCGCAAGACGCCCGCATCCTCGGATTCGACGTCCTCGAGGAGCCGTCTGCCGGGAACTGTTTCCCCGCAGCAACGTTCGAGTCTCAACACCTGCGCCCCTACGCCGAGGAACTGCAGAAGAAGATCGCGAGCGCAGGCGCGCTCGGAGCACTCCTGTACGAGCCACCGGTCCACATCGAAGCCCGCATCGAGGGCCAGGCACCCTTCGAGACGCCTGCGATCTATTCACCCCACATCTGGACCGAGCGACTCGGGCCCCCGCACTCGGGCGACGGCAACCCGCTGTCGCACTCCTACGACCGCGCGACGGAGGCCGCAGACCGAGCGCGGGCCCCTCTGTTCGTGGGTGCGTTCGGAAGCGACCTGCCTCCCACCTCGGCAGGAGGCTTCCCCGTCACCTCGCCCGCCATGGTGCTCCTCTCACTCGACCTCCTCGACCAGCACCTCGCCGGCGGCGCCTTCTACGCGCTCCGGCCGCGGGGCGCAGACTCTCCTGCCGCCGACCTGGGGCCGGTCGAGGCGCTCCTCAGCCGGCCGTACGCGCGGCGCATCGCAGGCATCCCGACGTCGATGTCGTTCAACGCGCGCACTCTGGAATTCTCTCTGCGGTTCGAGGACGACCCCGAGCACAGCCCACCTGACCCGACGGAGATCTTCCTTTCGTCGGCCTTGTACGACGAGGGCTTCGTCGTCGGGCTCGGGCCCGACGACACGTGGACGTACGACGAACCGACACAGCGACTCCTAGTCTACCGTGGTTCCAGTGCGACACACGAGGTACGGGTGCACCCGAGCGCCGACTGAATTGACCGCGTTCCCGGCGATTTGATACCCGATTGAGGCCATGCTCTCCAACGAAACGAACGACGCCGTCGTCGTGCTCACCACTGCAGGCAGCGAAGCGGAAGCGAGCAACATCGCGCGCGC is a genomic window containing:
- a CDS encoding DUF3467 domain-containing protein, encoding MSDETKPQTGHGPARAVTVQADAAITPGVYSNLAMITHRKEEFVFDFLFVQPQGGNQGEPVAQLRSRVIASPGHTKRLLRALEENVRRYEAQFGPIEEAEPPPILQ
- a CDS encoding sulfurtransferase TusA family protein; this translates as MSQAAPNDPRETEEMALRGVRCPLNWARAKVRLEEMPVGAHLALIVDDPRAVRDIPRAAEAHGYVVLDVTKLPDTWRIEIER
- a CDS encoding cellulase family glycosylhydrolase gives rise to the protein MPIRATISLAVLAALVALVGCTERGPFAAPTLEPLETRVGSEWIRDRRGRVVILRGATYTVTEDGLESSLMGGAVDLTLAGMERLGMNLIRLPLSWALIEPKPGQRTTEYLWMRVNPIVRMAAARGLAVVFSMRPWPRGACDGSDPTIPNWVCDSIPSEDDPSCAFWRSRGPDKIPLRTHYAATWEVVARHYAQDARILGFDVLEEPSAGNCFPAATFESQHLRPYAEELQKKIASAGALGALLYEPPVHIEARIEGQAPFETPAIYSPHIWTERLGPPHSGDGNPLSHSYDRATEAADRARAPLFVGAFGSDLPPTSAGGFPVTSPAMVLLSLDLLDQHLAGGAFYALRPRGADSPAADLGPVEALLSRPYARRIAGIPTSMSFNARTLEFSLRFEDDPEHSPPDPTEIFLSSALYDEGFVVGLGPDDTWTYDEPTQRLLVYRGSSATHEVRVHPSAD
- a CDS encoding YifB family Mg chelatase-like AAA ATPase; this translates as MTAKVHSCVVSGVSAQLVEVEVDVALGLPHFAIVGLPDGAVREAKDRVRAALRNAGFDIPDRKITVNLAPANLRKGGATFDLAIALGVLTALDQIPAPRVRGLLVAAELALDGRLKPIHGALPAALSASRASLTTLILPQENAPEAAVAGVTTVLGARHLREVVAYLRGEDDIAPCRVDHEAMLAAARATPDLDLREVRGQAAAKRALEVAAAGAHNLLLVGPPGSGKTMLARRLPTILPDLSLAEALECTAVHSVAGMLGDRSLIGTRQLRAPHHTASRASLLGGGRPIRPGEVALAHRGVLFLDELPEFPGGALEALRQPLEERSIVVSRVGQTCEFPTDVMLACAMNPCPCGHAGDPTRECICRPGAVERYRRRLSGPLLDRIDLHVEVPAIARDELLGTADGESSESIRARVVAARVRQTKRLAETPGATNASMRPTHLERDTRLGTAARALLETGVDRLGLSARAYSRVLRVARTIADLAAHESIEAADVAEALQYRTLDRRVV
- a CDS encoding tetratricopeptide repeat protein is translated as MSANDTNRTSTATIAGEVFTTRDMARLAKLTPSRVRRCVHAGFLMPKRGVRRRFEYSLHDLLVLRATRTLLEARLGPRRVAEVVGDLRAVLPPERDVSSVSLTVEGDEVIVSEGRRRWRLGSGQLLLGFNSPKKRRRVESIVEDDEEDDRAAYRAFTRGLAMEQHAAEDAKAAYREALELDPTAVPAMVNLGRLEHVAGNLDEAEQFYRDALLLDEDERTAAFNLGILAEDQSNPRLAIQRYNAVLDIDPDHADTHHRLARLYARLGRRDASRRHTRMYRDLQRKR